The following nucleotide sequence is from Hylaeus volcanicus isolate JK05 chromosome 3, UHH_iyHylVolc1.0_haploid, whole genome shotgun sequence.
TTGAGGGCCATTTCACGCAAATGTGAAACGTTTGGAGTAACATTTTGCATTCGGTAGTTAAGTACGCGAATACAACAAGaaagatttgtttttaattttaatcgaatcacGTACGATCACTCGCGATACTTCCCTTGTGAGAAGGTCTCTTGACGGGTACAGTTCGGTGAAATATTAAGTAGTTGACGTGGACGTTGAAAAAGGAAGTCGCATAATTATCAACGCTACTTACGTCCCGTGGAATTAGAGTCTGCTTCAAACGCAGGATCTTCGCTCTGCATATGACGCATCTCAGAGGTAGAAGCCTCTGCGAAACGGCCATTTGTATCGTCTTGACGAAACAGCGCCTGCAACATACGAGAACAGAGACCTCCATTGTGAAGACTAAAATagtattcaacaaaattttgatcttcatcaaattaaatagaaataaatttattgaaatcgaACAAAAGATGAAATCAGTACCGAATGGTACTGACTGTTTATTTACTAggttttatcaatttaatataCTTTCAATAATAGTTCTGTTTTGATTATGTTTGAGCTGAAGATCgtcataattatttcttcttttagaTTCGTTTATTAAATGCGAATCTTGACTGTGACAAATGACTATGTCTTTTTTActtcattttgaaaaactaCCAACGTACAAGCCaagaaaatttccatttaaaatagcATTAACTATCTCCGTCTAGGTTTCAAAATAGACGTTATTCAGAAAGTGCTAAAGGTTACTCGCGTACACAACCTCTCGATTACGTTTGATGAACTAACACACAGATCTCTCCAGGTAGAAACTTCTCTTGGAAGCACAcggtatttgaatattttaagtagtTTACCTGCAGACCACACGGTGCCCACATGGAGCCGTTTGCATCGTAGCTCTGGCGTTCACGCAGATCACACACTGCAAGAATAAAGCGAACGATAATTCAGATCTAATCCCGATGGAGGATACCAACTACGTTAAATATGATAACTCGATCTCCGTAACTAGCATTTGGGATTAATTCCCTGGTAAGTTAAAGCATCGCACGCggtgaaattgatgaaaaggTCGAAGGTGAAACCCTATCAACCCTTCGTGGGAGTTTCTGATTAGTCAGCAGATATTTTCAGGAGGTAAATGATCAGCTTTCGTCGCCTGCGTCTCGTCAAAGAAAGGGAGTGTTCTTCAATAGAGACGGTCTAAATAttgtgttaattaataatgtaaactcagattgttttatttaaaaaatactttattagtCATTGAATCAGTTTTAGGCACAAGTACAATATGGTTTGCCTTTATCGCGTTGATCGTCACGTAACCCACGTATGGGTAACAGAGATTTTCACTAAGAAATTCAAAAGCTAATTCTGAAGATCAGGTGTTACAGAAAACAAAGTCTGGATAGGATTGGTGAATTTTCATCaggttataaaaataaatactatcgGAAATGTTCAATGATACGGTTACCAATTTTATAAGAACACAATTTCAGcttcttaaatattttcattagtaTGTCTGCCACTGAAggcgttaataaaaaatgccttcacaatttttttttatttacactaaACCATCAACGCTTCCTTATCCTTAACAAATTAAAGTAAAGGttacattttgtatacattgtGATTTGCCAAAGTTAACGTAACAACGCGACCATATATGAAAACCTTAAATAGAATTTGTGTCCGCAATAATTTGCATAGTCCTAATCGTGAGACAAACCAGGAAGGAAATATGAAAGTGGAACAAACGTTTATGCGAACGTGATTTGCATCCTGCGTACCTCGtacaagaaaatttacgaacaCTGAGTTTTTACTgccaaaatatttatttcgttgtcTGAACATCAAAAATCTACAAAGTACAAACAAGAACCGGTTTTACGTTACATTATCGACCCTGTAactctgaaaaatatttggtttTCGTTCATCCCATGTTACGTCCACCacctaaagaaaaatatacaatcgTCATTTCTCTGCTGTACTTGTGAAATTAGTACTTTCCAAAAGAATTAAGATCACCTCCTCCCATTGGGTTGGGTATACCCATGTTGCCCATGTTGCCCATGTCCATTCCACCACCACCCGGCATGGGAATATTCGGTCCTCCTTGTCCACCCTGTCCCCCTTGTCCCCCCTGTGCAGCGAGTTGACGCATCAAGGTTCTTCTCATCCTCGACTTCTCAATAGATACCATTGGTCCATTCGCGGCGGTTGAAAGTCCAGATGGAAGTTCGGATGGCGGTGGGCCACATAGAGGAAGTCCATTTGGTGGTGGTCCATTTGGTGGTGGTCCATTTGGGGGTGGGCCGTTTGGTGGAGGAATACAATCTTGGGAACCCCCTTGTGGACTTCGTCTCTCCCTAAGCTGGTTAAGAGCCTCCGTCTGATTGTCATCGAACGCCAACGAAGATGCAGTAACCTCCAATAAATGTTAAGCGTACTTTACCCAACCTTGTCACAAAATCTGGCGCAAATACGATGGTAGATaggttctgttgcaagtctgAGGAGAGTGGTATGTACAAAGCGTGTCATACAGAAGTAGCCACCTGAATGTCTCTTTCGGTTGTGACGATAGAAAAACTACTTCACAAGCAATTCGAGTAATTATGCAGAGAAACGAATCGCCTACagatttcaataatttaaagatATGTTATTTACTAATATGCCTCGCTGTTAAACGTCTatcgatttttgtttatttaacttttaaacaatcttATAGACTACTCTTTCTGTTTCTCAGCACAGTTTAAAACGAACCAAATTCAAATCTAGGCTACCAGAGGACAAGTCCCCGAATGAAATGACCTATAGGTCATTGTTCCATTCTGTTCGCTTGCTTTTGCTTTGCAAACTGGGGCGAAGTTTTCTTGGAAAACGAACCTTTGCCTCTGGAAGAGAATCACGCTCGTTATTACAAGTTTCACCATTTCTTTTAGCACATCCGTTCAGTAGACTTTGGCCCCGGCTCTAACACCTGTTTCACAAAAGTGAAGGCGCGGCACACCTTGATGGGACACGCCCCACAAAACAATTGCTTTCTGGTTCGTTAGATTTCAATCCACTTACGAATGATTTTAAACTGGTCAGAGTGTTTCAGAtttctcattaaaatattaacaggaAAGCTTGTGTGTATATCAGACTGTTTTGACATAAAACTGTGAATCCTGGTGGGAATTAAAGATGacgatgtttcttttttttatgatgaACTCCACACTTGTAACAGAACTTATGACAGGACTAGGTCAGTGGAGTGTTGACACTccaaattttgatttacatAGTAACTGGGCCTCGAAAATTGAATGTGAGATGGCAATGTGACCAAGAGAATTGGTTAGGGAtggaaaaaatatcaaacggCGAATACAAGACGAATAGCTTACGATCTGTTAACGTACAGTGTGCCagtttatctattattcggATAGACTTTTATTCATCTCTggaatatagaaataaacattacttttgactgagaatttaataatatatctatTTTGGTTACAACAGTTATAATCCCTGATTTGTGGGACTTGAAAAGATGAAGCTGAAACCTGAAGAGTCGAAATATGTTAACGAAGATCTTTGCTTACAGAAAGCGCCAACATGGCGGCAACGCCGACGATGGATAGTAGACTCTTCATGACTCCTGATGTCTCGATGCTCAACACTGTTCTTCCTGATTTCAGATCGAAGGAATAAATAGCGTACACTGGGTGCATCACGTCATCGCGGGAAAAAAAGGGTAGGAGGAACAAAAAGCAGATAGATGAACGTTGCACGGCGCATCTCACGCGAAAAGAACTCGTTGAAGACAGAAAATCATTTCTGTCGTCATTATCGGCTTCCCCGATTGTCGACTATTGTTCTCTCCCCGCGATACGTTATTCTCCctctcgttttatttttgtttccatcGCGAATAACAACGGAAATGATGAACGGACTTGAGACACGGACACGAGTCCAGGTGACATGAAAGCATTGTTCAGTTGTACACACGGAAGAAAATTAACGCTCATGGTCCGAGGTTCCTGCGTTTACCTCGCGTTCCTTTTAATCTTATCGCTCGTACTATCGTAAGcctaatttcaatttaacaaTTGCGATAGTCATCGCATCCGGAAACCAATTTTTTCTGCAAcaacaatatttaaacgtaGGTGTTATGAGACATCGAAACTGCGTAATCCTTCTTCGCGTCGTACGAGagtcattcaaatataaaccggaCTTCTTTTTATGCAGCTGTATCGaggatagataaaaataccaatgaatcgccttatttttctacgtaggACATACAGAAATATGTCtaacagaaatacattttcttcatcAGACACGAAGCTTTCTGATCGCAtcatagaaaatagaatttagctGATCCAGTAGTAAATTGCGTACGCACGAAACATGTTACTCTACATAGTCGAATTATATCAtgagaaatcaattttctatgaaaaatgtcatttgtagtttaatattttatcatcgaAGTAAAAGAATCCTGCATCTAAAGGACTGTGTTGATAGAAGTAGCTGACGATTCGCCCAGAGTAAGTGTTATTAGGGTTATTAAAGCTCGAACGGGTCGTTGATGACGCAATCCGGAAATTTTCTATTGGTTCCAGGCATTTACGAACGTTGAAAGTGTCTCTCGTACATTGTTTGTATGTATCTCAGCCGCCGTAACTGACATGATCGAATTACGCGTCGACTtaatcgaaatattaatagtttGCCGAGGCTGGACGAGCACGTCAGGAGTCGCACAGCTAGCTCTTTGTCAGCTCGGTTAATCGACTTTTGCAACCCGTTGAGCGGCCTATTCGCTCGGAAATTGCAACTTTCCCGGACC
It contains:
- the LOC128874336 gene encoding basic salivary proline-rich protein 4-like, translating into MHPVYAIYSFDLKSGRTVLSIETSGVMKSLLSIVGVAAMLALSVTASSLAFDDNQTEALNQLRERRSPQGGSQDCIPPPNGPPPNGPPPNGPPPNGLPLCGPPPSELPSGLSTAANGPMVSIEKSRMRRTLMRQLAAQGGQGGQGGQGGPNIPMPGGGGMDMGNMGNMGIPNPMGGGGGRNMG